A single genomic interval of Vibrio maritimus harbors:
- a CDS encoding HlyD family secretion protein, whose protein sequence is MKEIMLPYVLIIWLLVKLGVIKWTLRNAVISVGFGAFLAFMLFTAHRFWSPADLTDSTTVKAPHAVLSPLFGQQVKDIYVTHNQVVKKGDLLYTLESEDTDEELKSLQSSLVAAEHRITSIREQISIDEKNYKRLVNLDEFSSEQERDELYTQIQKGTADLMAAKSDVDGIKAQINQKQWLNDRNQVRAPFDGVVGVINIAEGSRTGNLHLFDTSRKFVEMRVSDQTYRYIEQGQFAEFFVNSHPGEVFRGRVHSVTSNTGEAAVSAHGSTQHVRQHVGNNTSTHGRTVIIEFNEPEGYNVPLGATGSGWISATKPTPKLGFMDIIGGATVRLKALKAYLNAL, encoded by the coding sequence ATGAAAGAGATCATGCTGCCTTACGTATTGATTATTTGGTTACTCGTGAAACTTGGCGTCATAAAGTGGACGCTCAGAAATGCGGTTATCAGTGTTGGCTTTGGTGCATTTCTAGCATTCATGCTATTTACCGCACACCGATTTTGGTCGCCTGCCGACCTCACAGACAGCACCACGGTAAAAGCACCGCATGCAGTCCTTAGCCCGCTTTTTGGTCAACAGGTTAAAGATATCTATGTGACCCATAACCAAGTAGTTAAGAAAGGTGACTTACTGTACACCCTAGAGTCAGAAGACACGGATGAAGAGCTAAAGAGCCTTCAATCTAGTTTGGTTGCTGCTGAGCACCGCATTACTAGTATTCGCGAGCAAATCTCTATTGATGAAAAGAACTACAAACGCCTAGTGAATCTAGATGAGTTCAGCTCCGAACAAGAGCGCGATGAATTATACACCCAGATTCAAAAAGGCACTGCGGACCTAATGGCAGCAAAATCTGATGTGGACGGTATCAAGGCTCAGATCAACCAAAAGCAATGGTTGAACGACCGGAATCAAGTGAGAGCACCGTTTGACGGCGTTGTCGGTGTTATCAATATTGCCGAAGGTTCACGCACCGGTAACTTGCACTTGTTCGATACCAGTCGAAAATTTGTCGAAATGCGAGTGAGTGATCAAACGTATCGCTACATCGAACAAGGTCAGTTTGCGGAGTTCTTTGTCAACTCGCATCCGGGAGAGGTATTTAGAGGACGCGTACACAGTGTAACGAGCAACACTGGTGAAGCAGCGGTGTCGGCACATGGTTCAACTCAACACGTTAGACAGCATGTTGGCAACAACACCAGTACTCACGGGCGTACAGTCATCATTGAGTTTAATGAGCCAGAGGGCTACAACGTACCGCTTGGTGCCACCGGTTCAGGTTGGATTTCAGCCACTAAACCTACGCCAAAACTCGGATTTATGGACATTATCGGCGGTGCAACCGTTCGATTAAAAGCCTTGAAGGCATACTTGAATGCTTTGTAA
- a CDS encoding GGDEF domain-containing protein has protein sequence MAAESHYRVATSPGDQVAPLLFSAAEQALDSEFELVEAESQYHAISMLEEGSVDFVANVISSDINGSKITYSSPTNLEPVFAVSRKPIDWQNKLHIGLQVHSPYKQYLLSAFPHIDAVELFAESDMFNKLNQNEIDAFLITYRDLARVAKYDVFIESVDGILKLPPASVAALKKSPAAGLLTDIASVASEKTTALTIYDTIQQAIRSARLDALDYKVKRLFPLSYSLNIALEERKPFSFYEAGQQKGIMLEVIESACRLLKFHCTITDTKHMTWEEIESQFIQGEVDVIAPYVSSEPRQLHTYFSDVIQEAEIYVVKRVGYKDHYYHSASELFLEKLGAVKADYSEYLWERYLPNKPITLFGTQEALIEALLSKKVDYIMLDSVSLNAMLADELLPIRPEMNIPSVHSVPVAVGFSKRDQHNQVAALFSEALELVDIEKIINAYDSPPDWQKIWISHNRISTLIYVIAALIIMMACVVAVLLYRTSRTDTLTGLKNLRSLERSYSKGLKAGETVLYLDVNRFKQINDKLGHKVGDALLVLLGKRIKKHWRGKAYRVGGDEFVLIGTPTDAQLRDSQAMLEEFLVPLEQEPSSILVSVAIGIFRAEKDIGLEEALSKADILMYENKAEVRVNTERNSQPLNSKTTKIL, from the coding sequence ATGGCGGCAGAGAGCCATTATCGGGTGGCAACTTCTCCGGGAGATCAGGTTGCACCACTGCTATTTTCTGCTGCTGAACAAGCGCTCGACTCAGAGTTCGAGCTAGTTGAAGCGGAGAGTCAGTATCACGCTATTTCTATGCTGGAAGAGGGAAGTGTTGATTTTGTCGCTAATGTGATAAGTAGTGACATCAATGGAAGTAAGATAACCTATTCTAGCCCGACAAACTTAGAACCTGTTTTTGCGGTAAGCAGGAAGCCCATCGACTGGCAAAACAAACTTCATATTGGGTTACAAGTACATTCACCCTATAAGCAGTATCTTCTTAGCGCATTTCCCCACATTGATGCCGTCGAGCTATTTGCTGAATCAGACATGTTCAACAAGCTCAATCAAAATGAGATTGATGCTTTCTTGATTACCTATCGCGACCTCGCACGAGTGGCGAAGTACGATGTCTTTATAGAATCTGTCGATGGCATACTAAAGTTGCCGCCGGCTTCGGTGGCAGCGCTGAAAAAGAGCCCAGCAGCAGGTCTGCTAACGGATATCGCATCGGTTGCCTCAGAAAAAACCACTGCGCTCACCATTTATGACACGATTCAACAGGCAATCAGGTCCGCACGGTTAGATGCGTTGGATTATAAAGTTAAGCGGCTGTTTCCATTGTCTTACTCGCTGAATATTGCGTTGGAGGAGCGAAAGCCGTTTAGCTTTTATGAAGCTGGTCAACAAAAAGGGATAATGCTCGAAGTCATAGAGAGTGCCTGCCGTTTACTCAAGTTTCATTGCACCATCACTGATACAAAACATATGACCTGGGAGGAAATCGAATCTCAGTTTATTCAAGGTGAAGTCGATGTCATTGCCCCTTATGTCTCATCTGAACCTCGTCAGCTGCATACCTATTTCTCCGATGTCATTCAGGAAGCGGAAATCTACGTTGTTAAGCGCGTCGGATACAAGGACCACTATTATCATTCAGCGTCTGAGCTGTTCTTGGAAAAATTAGGTGCGGTCAAAGCGGACTATTCAGAGTATTTGTGGGAGCGCTATTTACCCAATAAACCTATTACTCTGTTTGGCACTCAAGAAGCTCTAATTGAAGCATTGCTCAGTAAAAAAGTAGATTACATCATGTTGGACTCAGTGAGTCTCAATGCCATGCTCGCTGATGAGCTTTTACCAATCAGACCTGAAATGAACATTCCAAGTGTGCACTCGGTGCCCGTCGCCGTCGGCTTCTCAAAGCGTGATCAACATAATCAGGTTGCCGCCTTGTTTTCGGAAGCGCTTGAACTGGTTGATATCGAAAAGATCATTAACGCGTATGACTCGCCCCCTGATTGGCAGAAAATCTGGATCTCCCATAATAGAATTTCAACACTCATCTATGTCATTGCAGCGCTCATCATCATGATGGCATGCGTGGTCGCGGTATTGCTTTACCGAACCTCACGAACCGATACGCTTACTGGGCTTAAGAACCTAAGATCGCTTGAGAGAAGCTACTCCAAAGGGCTCAAGGCAGGTGAGACGGTATTGTACTTGGATGTGAATCGATTTAAACAGATTAACGATAAACTTGGACACAAGGTAGGGGATGCCTTATTAGTCTTACTTGGTAAGCGCATCAAAAAGCATTGGCGCGGTAAGGCTTATCGTGTAGGGGGAGATGAGTTTGTGTTAATCGGCACGCCTACCGATGCTCAGCTCAGAGATTCGCAAGCCATGCTAGAGGAGTTTCTGGTGCCACTTGAGCAAGAGCCATCCTCTATCTTGGTATCGGTGGCCATTGGTATCTTTCGTGCTGAAAAGGACATAGGTCTAGAGGAGGCTCTGAGTAAAGCGGATATTTTAATGTATGAAAACAAAGCCGAAGTTCGAGTCAACACGGAAAGGAACTCACAGCCGCTTAATAGTAAAACGACCAAAATCCTTTAG
- a CDS encoding efflux RND transporter permease subunit — MFKMFIERPKFAIVIALLISLIGAISAANSPIGRYPDVAPVTVEVRTFMDGASADVMAKSVAPEIEKQVNGVAGMEYMKSTSGADGTYTLEVVFESGTDSDKAVNLVQNRVNLALPELPGDVMRNGVKVEKLSNGLMLGISITDPSGNASAIDISAFAGGPLKEKIQRINGVSKIDVLGEKKYSIRVWLNPDKMKYYSINVNEINDAIATQNKIASAGSLVDDKLEFPITVEGGLATPSEFGNIVVRTDALGKTIFLRDIASIELGSEIYTANAYGENADGAVLFIYKTPEANAMDVASGIKTLLAEPSDYQIKTVYDATTFIDGAIYNVLETLVLAVAIVSLVTLLFMQNFRLTLITVTAIPVSLIGTFAVMSGLGIQINIISMFGLVMAIGIVVDAAIIVIENAEHQLHEHPEMTVKEAVSKALDITFSPIIASMLVLLAVFTPSLFIPGMAGTIYSEFGIVLCASVVVSTLVALTLTPALCALFMKPPKKNVIAKSVEWVITQKIRAFTGLAWTATRLPILTIALLAGGLYLSVERGASLPTGLLPEEDTSAIFVVGSFPQGTALSKTDEYLASLTEQLNALPGVSTSVEASGFNLLTNTAEMSSFMMLLSLDEMQNRATSDAAITEQVNEVLASNTDIQAFAFKPPVIPELGMVDGVNFVLLAPELNPTELYQLTMDFNTRLMEDERIGLAMGQFEVTKPSMKLNIKRDDLLKYGVTFADVVAGMQTHFGGMYINTFNMGGRNYKVMVQNDPKYRLDPEALKKTGLSKSNGTRITYDKFFDVEEIKVPNFITRYNAEQGVFIDVIPSVASGQAIEAIQELAEEFGYRVEFTGAAKEEVSAGNTVAIVMGLAMLITFLVLVAQYESWLIPLAIMLTVPTAVIGIVEGVIHINGNINILTQLSAILLIGMTVRNAILIVEFAKTLRDEGELTIKQAAVQALRLRARAVFMTAFSFGVGLIPLMLASAVGSGGQQALGWASFGGIVTATFVGCIMASVFFVLIQQIRERFKPVAIQAI, encoded by the coding sequence ATGTTTAAAATGTTCATAGAAAGACCTAAGTTTGCAATTGTCATTGCGCTTCTGATTTCTCTTATTGGGGCAATATCTGCCGCTAACTCCCCCATAGGCCGATATCCCGATGTTGCGCCTGTCACAGTCGAAGTTCGCACCTTTATGGACGGGGCAAGCGCTGATGTCATGGCAAAATCTGTTGCTCCCGAGATTGAAAAGCAAGTCAACGGCGTGGCTGGTATGGAGTACATGAAATCCACCAGCGGCGCAGATGGTACCTACACCCTTGAAGTCGTTTTCGAGAGCGGTACTGACTCAGACAAAGCGGTTAACTTAGTTCAGAACCGTGTCAATCTTGCTCTGCCAGAGCTACCTGGCGATGTGATGCGAAACGGCGTCAAAGTGGAGAAGCTATCCAATGGTTTGATGCTTGGTATTTCGATTACCGACCCTTCAGGCAACGCCTCAGCCATTGATATCAGTGCGTTTGCTGGCGGTCCGTTAAAAGAGAAAATCCAACGTATCAATGGCGTGTCAAAGATCGACGTGCTTGGCGAGAAGAAGTACTCCATTCGTGTCTGGCTCAACCCAGATAAAATGAAGTACTACTCTATCAATGTTAACGAGATAAATGACGCGATTGCTACTCAGAACAAGATTGCTTCTGCAGGTAGTTTAGTTGACGACAAATTGGAGTTTCCGATTACCGTTGAGGGTGGTTTGGCAACGCCCAGCGAGTTTGGAAATATCGTTGTCCGTACAGATGCACTCGGCAAAACGATTTTCTTGAGAGACATCGCTAGTATCGAGCTAGGCAGCGAAATCTATACTGCCAACGCATACGGAGAGAATGCGGATGGAGCGGTACTGTTCATCTACAAGACACCAGAAGCCAATGCTATGGATGTTGCCTCAGGTATTAAAACACTGCTCGCCGAGCCAAGCGACTACCAAATCAAAACGGTTTATGACGCCACTACCTTTATTGATGGCGCAATATACAACGTACTCGAAACCCTAGTGCTCGCGGTCGCTATTGTATCTTTGGTCACGCTCCTCTTTATGCAAAACTTTAGACTGACCTTGATTACAGTAACGGCAATTCCTGTTTCTCTAATCGGGACGTTTGCGGTTATGAGCGGACTGGGTATTCAAATCAACATCATTTCAATGTTTGGCTTGGTCATGGCCATCGGCATCGTTGTTGACGCAGCGATTATTGTTATTGAAAATGCCGAGCACCAACTTCACGAACACCCTGAGATGACGGTAAAAGAAGCGGTTTCCAAAGCGCTGGATATTACTTTCTCCCCTATCATTGCCTCTATGTTGGTTCTACTTGCCGTATTTACACCTTCTCTGTTTATCCCAGGTATGGCGGGCACGATTTATTCAGAATTTGGCATCGTGTTGTGTGCGTCTGTCGTTGTGTCCACATTGGTAGCACTCACCCTTACGCCTGCACTCTGCGCACTATTCATGAAGCCGCCAAAGAAAAACGTCATCGCGAAATCGGTGGAATGGGTGATCACTCAAAAGATCAGAGCGTTTACGGGTTTAGCTTGGACCGCCACTCGCCTCCCTATCCTAACTATCGCTTTACTAGCTGGAGGCCTGTACCTATCTGTTGAGCGTGGAGCAAGTTTGCCAACAGGCTTACTTCCAGAGGAAGACACTAGCGCAATCTTTGTCGTTGGCAGTTTCCCTCAAGGTACGGCTTTGTCTAAAACAGACGAGTATCTAGCTTCACTAACAGAGCAGCTTAACGCCCTACCTGGCGTCTCCACCAGCGTTGAGGCTTCAGGCTTCAACTTGCTGACCAATACCGCTGAGATGAGCAGCTTCATGATGTTGCTATCGCTTGATGAGATGCAAAACCGAGCCACAAGTGATGCTGCAATCACAGAGCAAGTCAATGAAGTACTTGCGTCCAATACTGATATTCAGGCCTTTGCATTTAAACCGCCAGTGATCCCAGAGCTTGGCATGGTGGATGGCGTTAACTTTGTGTTACTTGCGCCTGAACTCAACCCGACCGAGCTATATCAGCTGACGATGGACTTTAATACACGTCTGATGGAAGACGAGCGCATCGGCCTTGCTATGGGGCAGTTTGAAGTTACCAAGCCATCAATGAAACTCAACATCAAGCGCGATGACCTGCTCAAATACGGTGTCACCTTCGCTGACGTTGTAGCAGGAATGCAGACTCACTTCGGGGGGATGTACATCAACACCTTTAACATGGGTGGTCGTAACTACAAGGTGATGGTGCAAAACGATCCTAAGTACCGACTCGATCCAGAAGCATTAAAGAAAACAGGACTTTCAAAGTCTAACGGCACTCGCATTACCTACGACAAATTCTTCGATGTAGAGGAGATCAAAGTCCCTAACTTCATCACTCGTTACAACGCAGAGCAAGGCGTATTTATCGACGTCATCCCGAGTGTCGCTTCCGGTCAAGCGATTGAGGCTATACAAGAATTAGCTGAAGAGTTTGGCTACCGCGTCGAGTTCACTGGTGCGGCAAAAGAAGAAGTTAGCGCAGGGAATACGGTCGCTATCGTTATGGGACTGGCGATGCTCATCACCTTCTTGGTATTGGTTGCCCAGTACGAATCATGGCTTATTCCGCTAGCCATCATGCTAACGGTACCTACTGCGGTTATTGGTATTGTGGAAGGCGTGATTCACATTAACGGTAACATCAACATTCTCACCCAACTATCTGCCATCTTGTTAATCGGCATGACAGTGAGGAACGCAATACTTATCGTTGAGTTTGCCAAGACACTTCGAGATGAGGGTGAGTTAACCATCAAACAGGCAGCGGTACAAGCGCTACGCTTACGTGCTCGCGCCGTGTTTATGACCGCATTCTCATTCGGTGTTGGACTCATTCCACTGATGCTCGCTAGCGCGGTAGGCTCTGGCGGTCAACAAGCTTTGGGTTGGGCCTCCTTTGGCGGAATTGTGACTGCGACGTTTGTTGGCTGCATTATGGCGAGCGTGTTCTTTGTGCTTATCCAGCAAATTCGAGAAAGGTTCAAGCCCGTTGCCATTCAGGCTATTTAA
- a CDS encoding DMT family transporter, whose amino-acid sequence MDLASFLRLILLASIWGGSFLFMRIAAKVMGPAVLIEARVFFAAIALLVISLYLKKKLEFTKHTRHFFTIGLFNTALPFLLFAYAAQTLNASTLSILNSTAAIWGAVIGVFWTKTPLTKRGALGLFVGVIGVAVLVGWDAVRIGEEATLPIIAGVMAACCYGIATNYAKNAPSVPAFNNAHGSMWAACLIVLPLIPFVPMREVPTQEVWLSVVLLGVVCTGAAYLLYFRLITDIGPSSALSVTFLIPMFGILWGNLFLGEPIGVNTVVGTVLVISGTMLVTGFSFSSFAKKAES is encoded by the coding sequence ATGGATTTAGCGAGTTTTTTAAGGTTGATTCTTCTTGCCTCAATATGGGGCGGTTCCTTTCTATTTATGCGTATAGCTGCCAAAGTGATGGGACCAGCGGTTCTGATAGAGGCTAGAGTATTCTTTGCAGCGATTGCTCTGCTCGTTATAAGTCTCTATCTAAAAAAGAAGCTTGAGTTCACCAAGCATACCCGCCACTTTTTCACTATTGGGCTTTTCAATACCGCGTTGCCATTTCTGCTATTCGCTTACGCGGCTCAAACGCTAAATGCTTCTACTTTATCAATCCTTAACTCTACAGCTGCCATTTGGGGAGCTGTTATCGGAGTTTTCTGGACTAAAACGCCACTGACCAAGCGTGGTGCTCTAGGGTTATTTGTTGGTGTTATTGGTGTAGCGGTGTTAGTTGGTTGGGATGCTGTCCGCATCGGAGAAGAGGCCACACTGCCAATTATTGCCGGTGTCATGGCGGCGTGTTGCTATGGTATCGCGACCAATTATGCGAAAAACGCACCGTCGGTTCCGGCGTTTAATAACGCTCACGGAAGTATGTGGGCGGCGTGCTTGATTGTTTTACCGTTAATCCCTTTTGTCCCGATGCGAGAAGTGCCAACACAAGAAGTTTGGTTGTCTGTTGTCCTGCTCGGTGTGGTGTGCACGGGAGCGGCCTACTTGCTGTACTTTAGATTGATTACTGATATTGGTCCGTCATCGGCACTATCGGTAACCTTCTTGATCCCAATGTTTGGCATCTTGTGGGGAAATCTGTTTCTTGGAGAGCCGATAGGTGTCAACACAGTAGTCGGCACCGTATTGGTTATTAGTGGCACTATGTTAGTGACGGGCTTTTCATTCTCTTCTTTCGCCAAAAAAGCGGAGTCATAA
- a CDS encoding LysR family transcriptional regulator, with product MKAKDISNLYLFCQSVECGGFAAASLKTHVSAPTLSRAVASLEEQTGEKLVHRNAKQFQLTTAGDEYYQRFAALFSQLNDQWVQLSNSQPVLTGEIRVSCPEPFADNFLQKLAIDFMEQHPEITISIQFSAGTERFFDDQIDLAIVTSPPHATNLVQRRLFESPLVMAASPDYLSKHGVPKSTEDLLMHRLLSGNNLPYWELKEGSKTVHIPYQPKYDISSLRLNIEATLQGAGVCMMPLAAFDKHAKAGRLVRVLPEVECPAGKAYLIWADRKLIATRVVTFRDMVFEKFGKTDQFLASIGDEKTKIE from the coding sequence ATGAAAGCTAAAGATATATCCAATCTGTACCTGTTTTGCCAATCAGTAGAGTGTGGAGGTTTTGCTGCTGCGAGCCTCAAGACGCATGTATCTGCTCCAACTCTCTCACGAGCTGTTGCTAGTCTAGAGGAACAAACAGGAGAGAAGTTGGTTCACCGAAACGCCAAGCAATTTCAATTAACCACGGCAGGGGATGAGTACTATCAGCGATTTGCTGCTCTGTTTTCTCAGCTCAATGATCAATGGGTGCAGCTTTCAAATAGCCAACCTGTATTAACCGGGGAAATCCGTGTTTCATGCCCAGAACCATTTGCGGATAACTTTTTGCAAAAACTGGCTATCGATTTTATGGAACAGCATCCAGAAATCACCATAAGTATCCAGTTTAGTGCTGGGACTGAGCGCTTTTTTGACGATCAGATTGACCTTGCTATCGTGACGAGTCCGCCCCATGCCACAAACTTAGTTCAACGACGTCTTTTTGAATCACCGCTCGTCATGGCGGCGTCGCCGGATTATTTATCCAAGCATGGTGTGCCTAAAAGTACCGAAGACTTACTGATGCACCGCTTACTGTCTGGGAATAACCTCCCTTATTGGGAACTAAAGGAGGGCAGCAAGACCGTGCACATTCCTTATCAACCCAAATATGACATCAGCAGTCTACGTTTGAATATTGAAGCGACGTTGCAGGGAGCGGGGGTTTGCATGATGCCATTGGCGGCATTTGACAAACATGCCAAGGCTGGGCGATTAGTGCGAGTATTACCTGAAGTAGAATGCCCGGCAGGTAAGGCCTATTTAATTTGGGCAGATAGGAAGTTGATTGCGACAAGGGTTGTCACATTTAGAGATATGGTATTCGAGAAATTTGGAAAGACTGACCAATTTTTGGCATCGATTGGTGATGAGAAAACCAAAATAGAATAA
- a CDS encoding DUF2798 domain-containing protein, translating into MKKFPRKFQYPLMVSMVLPTMLLGMPAIMVAKNLPNGASFLDAWMNAAGQMLPSALLLLAIVAPTVRLLVTKILLEPEAK; encoded by the coding sequence ATGAAAAAGTTTCCACGTAAATTTCAGTACCCATTAATGGTATCCATGGTATTGCCAACCATGCTGTTAGGTATGCCGGCAATCATGGTGGCTAAGAATCTTCCAAATGGCGCCTCTTTCCTAGACGCTTGGATGAATGCTGCGGGACAAATGCTTCCATCAGCCTTGCTACTTCTCGCGATCGTCGCACCGACAGTTCGCCTATTAGTGACTAAAATCCTTCTTGAGCCAGAAGCGAAATAG
- a CDS encoding carboxymuconolactone decarboxylase family protein — MNNFKLHTLDSAPEKSKAILEGAQKQMGMVPGLYAVMAESPETLKAYTQLHQLFTQTSFDAEELTVVWQTINVEHECHYCVPAHTGIAHSMKVNAELIEALRNDTAMPTEKLQALKDFTLSMVRNRGNVPEAEVTAFYNAGYGPQQVLEVILGLSQKVISNYVNHMADTPVDKVFEKFAWHK, encoded by the coding sequence ATGAATAACTTCAAACTACATACCCTCGATAGCGCACCAGAAAAAAGCAAAGCGATTCTAGAGGGTGCTCAAAAACAGATGGGGATGGTTCCGGGGCTTTATGCGGTGATGGCAGAGTCTCCAGAAACACTCAAAGCCTATACCCAACTGCATCAACTGTTCACCCAGACGTCTTTTGATGCTGAAGAGCTCACTGTGGTTTGGCAAACTATCAACGTTGAACATGAATGCCACTACTGTGTACCTGCACACACAGGGATCGCTCATTCGATGAAGGTAAACGCTGAGCTTATCGAAGCGCTTCGCAACGACACAGCTATGCCAACAGAGAAGCTTCAAGCGCTTAAAGATTTCACTCTGAGCATGGTGCGCAATCGAGGCAACGTTCCAGAAGCGGAGGTCACTGCATTTTATAACGCTGGATATGGTCCACAGCAAGTACTAGAAGTCATCCTAGGCTTGTCTCAAAAGGTCATCAGTAACTATGTAAACCACATGGCGGATACGCCTGTCGATAAGGTGTTTGAAAAATTCGCATGGCACAAGTAA
- a CDS encoding TonB-dependent receptor domain-containing protein, with protein sequence MNVIFRKALLLAVAFPTISAIAAQENSNSTTEVMDVYGTSYTRAIDVDKPGETVVTREKIEIEQPTNIAELFEDIPGVSYDGGARVGGERISIWGFSDASDLGVYVDGAPIGFEQYRYGTFFFDPYLIGEAKVTKGAHDYQAGGKFGGTIRIRTKTVDELLKAGRKMGARVHLGYNDNDDQKHVGTTAFGKADNGLYFLVSGTWKDSNDIHVGGGEALEYSAYTQNNGLIKLGFETSDHELELSHTMYNDEGRQPWATRRGRFAEISDYNIKKYGSLEAAKYAYTVQNEYRDKTTSARYIYNPISDLVNLKVVAAHTDNERHWRRPDIAWEKMFVSIGAYGHESWASYQRDYVDISNEMKIGRHTITSGVQYENNNRDTLVHNATKTYNKPAKNYGIFIPYYDPSGTQTTYSAYLADLIDVTERFRVTPSIRYDYVTSKGKENPAPDYNDPAAGHDYSEVSHAGFSPRIQLDYDLTDDTLLNFAYAYQMKAPSVDDIYAVQYARAKASATSRDLEAQRIHAYRATVINTLNGLFAGNDLLTTEVTGFYNDVTNNVMNRVGVNLDDNATEKQSWKVNLDGYKNYGVDVQTQYRVERFYADLSASFIEGKHNGSLTDASGEDQYMYGLPPMSVKAGLGYEWIDGLTTGYKLRWYDAQTKVEDSIYFAQESEQYTLQDVYVSWQPQQPKELMLRATIKNIADRYYEPYLSNGVPGPGREVRLSATYDF encoded by the coding sequence ATGAATGTAATCTTTAGAAAAGCACTATTGCTCGCTGTTGCCTTTCCCACAATCTCCGCTATTGCAGCTCAAGAAAATTCCAACTCTACGACAGAAGTTATGGACGTCTATGGTACGTCATACACTCGTGCGATTGACGTTGATAAACCCGGTGAAACCGTAGTCACTCGAGAGAAAATCGAAATCGAGCAGCCAACGAATATTGCTGAACTGTTCGAGGATATCCCAGGTGTTTCTTATGATGGGGGAGCACGGGTTGGTGGTGAGCGAATCAGTATTTGGGGCTTCTCTGACGCTAGCGACTTAGGTGTCTATGTAGACGGCGCGCCGATTGGTTTTGAGCAGTATCGCTATGGCACTTTCTTTTTCGACCCGTATCTTATCGGTGAAGCGAAAGTGACAAAGGGTGCCCACGACTATCAAGCGGGTGGTAAGTTTGGCGGTACAATTCGTATTCGCACCAAGACAGTCGATGAACTTCTAAAAGCAGGGCGCAAAATGGGAGCCCGTGTTCACCTTGGTTACAATGATAACGACGATCAAAAGCACGTCGGCACAACCGCATTTGGTAAAGCTGATAATGGGCTTTATTTCCTAGTGTCTGGTACTTGGAAGGATTCTAATGACATTCACGTGGGTGGTGGTGAAGCTCTTGAATATTCCGCATATACCCAAAACAACGGCTTAATTAAGCTGGGCTTTGAAACGTCTGATCACGAGCTTGAGCTTAGTCATACCATGTATAACGATGAAGGGCGGCAACCTTGGGCAACAAGGCGAGGACGATTCGCAGAAATCAGTGACTACAACATCAAAAAGTACGGGTCACTGGAGGCGGCGAAGTACGCCTATACAGTTCAAAATGAATATCGAGATAAAACAACGTCAGCGCGCTATATCTATAACCCAATCTCAGACCTCGTTAATCTAAAAGTAGTCGCTGCCCACACTGACAACGAGCGTCATTGGCGTCGCCCAGACATTGCATGGGAGAAAATGTTTGTCTCCATAGGTGCCTATGGTCATGAGTCTTGGGCTTCCTATCAGCGAGATTATGTCGACATCAGTAATGAGATGAAAATAGGCCGTCACACTATTACTAGTGGTGTGCAGTATGAAAACAACAACCGGGATACCTTAGTTCACAATGCCACTAAGACTTATAATAAGCCTGCGAAGAACTACGGTATTTTCATCCCATACTATGACCCATCGGGTACACAAACTACCTATTCTGCATATCTTGCGGACTTGATTGATGTCACGGAGCGTTTTCGCGTCACACCATCTATTCGCTACGACTATGTGACATCCAAAGGAAAAGAGAATCCGGCACCCGATTACAATGATCCTGCCGCCGGTCACGATTATAGTGAAGTCTCTCATGCTGGCTTCAGCCCTAGAATACAGCTTGACTATGATCTGACAGACGACACGCTACTTAACTTTGCGTATGCCTACCAAATGAAAGCACCGTCTGTTGATGATATCTATGCTGTGCAGTATGCAAGAGCCAAAGCATCAGCGACATCGCGTGACCTAGAGGCACAGCGAATCCATGCTTACCGCGCAACAGTAATTAATACCCTAAATGGTTTGTTTGCGGGCAACGACTTATTAACAACTGAGGTTACGGGCTTCTATAATGACGTGACCAACAATGTAATGAATCGAGTTGGCGTTAATCTTGATGATAATGCCACTGAGAAACAGAGTTGGAAGGTTAACCTTGATGGCTATAAAAACTATGGTGTAGATGTCCAAACTCAGTATCGTGTCGAGCGTTTTTATGCTGATCTTAGCGCTAGCTTCATTGAAGGAAAACACAATGGATCATTAACAGACGCTAGTGGTGAGGACCAGTATATGTATGGTTTGCCACCAATGAGTGTCAAAGCAGGGTTGGGCTATGAGTGGATTGATGGCTTGACCACGGGTTACAAACTTCGTTGGTATGATGCGCAAACCAAGGTCGAAGATTCGATCTATTTTGCGCAAGAGAGTGAGCAATACACCTTGCAAGATGTTTACGTGAGTTGGCAGCCACAGCAGCCTAAAGAACTGATGTTGCGTGCGACTATCAAGAACATCGCTGATCGATATTACGAACCTTACCTGTCGAATGGCGTACCTGGACCCGGCCGAGAAGTGAGACTAAGCGCAACGTACGATTTTTAG